In Engystomops pustulosus unplaced genomic scaffold, aEngPut4.maternal MAT_SCAFFOLD_268, whole genome shotgun sequence, the DNA window ctacatacacattatacaccaccactagggggagatcactacatacacattatacaccaccactagggggagatcactacatacacattatacaccaccactaggaggagatcactacatacacattatacaccaccactagggggagatcactacatacacattatacaccaccactagggggagatcactacatacagattatacaccaccactagggggagatcactacatacacattatacaccaccactagggggagctcactacatacagattatacaccaccactagggggagatcactacatacacattatacaccaccactaggaggagatcactacatacagattatacaccaccactaggaggagatcactacatacagattatacaccaccactaggaggagatcactacatacacattatacaccaccactagggggagatcactacatacagattatacaccaccactagggggagatcactacatacacattatacaccaccactaggaggagatcactacatacacattatacaccaccactagggggagatcactacatacacattatacaccaccactagggggagatcactacatacacattatacaccaccactaggaggagatcactacatacacattatacaccaccactagggggagatcactacatacacattatacaccaccactagggggagatcactacatacacattatacaccaccactaggaggagatcactacatacacattatacaccaccactagggggagatcactacatacacattatacaccaccactagggggagatcactacatacagattatacaccaccactagggggagatcactacatacacattatacaccaccactagggggagctcactacatacagattatacaccaccactagggggagatcactacatacacattatacaccaccactaggaggagatcactacatacagattatacaccaccactaggaggagatcactacatacagattatacaccaccactaggaggagatcactacatacacattatacaccaccactagggggagatcactacatacagattatacaccaccactagggggagatcactacatacacattatacaccaccactaggaggagatcactacatacacattatacaccaccactagggggagatcactacatacacattatacaccaccactagggggagatcactacatacacattatacaccaccactagggggagatcactacatacacattatacaccaccactagggggagatcactacatacacattatacaccaccactaggaggagatcactacatacacattatacaccaccactaggaggagatcactacatacacattatacaccaccactagggggagatcactacatacacattatacaccaccactagggggagatcactacatacagattatacaccaccactagggggagatcactacatacacattatacaccaccactagggggagatcactacatacacattatacaccaccactaggaggagatcactacatacagattatacaccaccactaggaggagatcactacatacagattatacaccaccactaggaggagatcactacatacacattatacaccaccactaggaggagatcactacatacacattatacaccagcactagggggagatcactacatacacattatacaccaccactagggggagatcactacatacacattatacaccaccactagggggagatcactacatacagattatacaccaccactagggggagatcactacatacacattatacaccaccactagggggagatcactacatacacattatacaccaccactagggggagatcactacatacacattatacaccaccactagggggagatcactacatacacattatacaccaccactagggggagatcactacatacacattatacaccaccactagggggagatcactacatacacattatacaccaccactagggggagatcactacatacacattatacaccaccactagggggagatcactacatacacattatacaccaccactagggggagctcactacatacacattatacaccaccactaggaggagatcactacatacacattatacaccaccactagggggagatcactacatacacattatacaccaccactaggaagagatcactacatacacattatacaccaccactagggggagatcactacatacacattatacaccaccactagggggagatcactacatacacattatacaccaccactagggggagatcactacatacacattatacaccaccactagggggagctcactacatacagagtatacaccaccactagggggagatcactacatacacattatacaccaccactagggggagatcactacatacacattatacaccaccactaggaggagatcactacatacacattatacaccaccactagggggagatcactacatacacattatacatcaccactaggaggagatcactacatacacattatacaccaccactaggaggagatcactacatacacattatacaccaccactaggaggagatcactacatacagattatacaccaccactaggaggagatcactacatacacattatacaccaccactagggggagatcactgcatacacattatacaccaccactaggaggagatcactacatacacattatacaccaccactaggaggagctcactacatacacattatacaccaccactaggaggagatcactgcatacacattatacaccaccactaggaggagatcactacatacacattatacaccaccactagggggagatcactacatacacattatacaccaccactagggggagatcactacatacacattatacaccaccactagggggagatcactacatacacattatacaccaccactagggggagatcactacatacacattatacaccaccactaggaggagatcactacatacacattatacaccaccactagggggagatcactacatacacattatacaccaccactagggggagatcactacatacagattatacaccaccactagggggagatcactacatacacattatacaccaccactagggggagatcactacatacacattatacaccaccactaggaggagatcactacatacacattatacaccaccactagggggagatcactacatacatattatacaccaccactagggggagatcactacatacacattatacaccaccactagggggagatcactacatacacattatacaccaccactagggggagatcactacatacacattatacaccaccactaggaggagatcactacatacagattatacaccaccactaggaggagatcactacatacacattatacaccaccactagggggagatcactacatacacattatacaccaccactagggggagatcactacatacagattatacaccaccactaggaggagatcactacatacacattatacaccaccactaggaggagatcactacatacacattatacaccaccactagggggagatcactacatacagattatacaccaccactaggaggagatcactacatacacattatacaccaccactaggaggagatcactacatacacattatacaccaccactaggaggagatcactacatacacattatacaccaccactagggggagatcactacatacacattatacaccaccactaggaggagatcactgcatacacattatacaccaccactagggggagatcactgcatacacattatacaccaccactagggggagatcactacatacacattatacaccaccactagggggagatcactacatacacattatacaccaccactagggggagattactacatacacattatacaccaccactaggaggagatcactacatacacattatacaccaccactaggaggagatcactacatacacattatacaccaccactagggggagatcactacatacacattatacaccaccactaggaggagatcactacatacagattatacaccaccactaggaggagatcactacatacacattatacaccaccactagggggggatcactacatacagaatatacaccaccactagggggagatcactacatacacattatacaccaccactagggggggatcactacatacagaatatacaccaccactaggaggagatcactacatacagattatacatcaccactaggaggagatcactacatacacattatacaccaccactaggaggagatcactacatacacattatacaccaccactaggaggagatcactacatacagattatacaccaccactaggaggagatcactacatacacattatacaccaccactagggggagatcactacatacacattatacaccaccactaggaggagatcactacatacacattatacaccaccactaggaggagatcactacatacagattatacaccaccactagggggagatcactacatacacattatacaccaccactaggaggagatcactacatacagattatacaccaccactaggaggagatcactacatacacattatacaccaccactaggaggagatcactacatacacattatacaccaccactagggggagatcactacatacacattatacaccaccactagggggagatcactacatacacattatacaccaccactaggaggagatcactacatacacattatacaccaccactagggggagatcactacatacacattatacaccaccactaggaggagatcactacatacacattatacaccaccactaggaggagatcactacatacacattatacaccaccactaggaggagatcactacatacagattatacaccaccactagggggagctcactacatacacattatacaccaccactagggggagatcactacatacacattatacaccaccactaggaggagatcactacatacacattatacaccaccactagggggagctcactacatacacattatacaccaccactagggggagctctctctGGGCCGTGCACACAGTAAGATACGGGACACGTCGGTGTTCATTCCTTTATTGTCAGTGCGGTAGAAATTCTTctcatattttataaatataaacacttcatttcatataaaaatctaaaaaaatatttctcGCTGATGACGTCACATGTCGGCCCGGACGAAGGAAGCGAAGATCCCGTCCTCCTGCGCCAGGAGACTCTCCGGAGTGTCGTATTCCAGGATGTTCCCTCGACGCATAACAATCACCAGGTCCGCGGTGAGGATGGTGTGCACCCGGTGCTGCAGAGGAGAAGGAGAAAGGTAAGTATTGGTCTACGGGGCGCGCCTCTGTCCGGGTCTACGGGGCGCGCCTCTGTCCGGGTCTGCGGGGCGCGCCTCTGTCCGGGTCTGCGGGCCGTCCCTTTGTCCGGGTCTGCGGGGCGTGCCTCTGTCCGGGTCTACGGGCCGCCCCTTTGTCCGGGTCTGCGGGGCGCGCCTCTGTCCGGGTCTACGGGGCGCGCCTCTGTCCGGGTCTACGGGCCGCCCCTTTGTCCGGGTCTGCGGGGCGCGCCTCTGTCCGGGTCTACGGGGCGCGCCTCTGTCCGGGTCTACGGGGCGCGCCTCTGTCCGGGTCTACGGGGCGCGCCTCTGTCCGGGTCTACGGGCCGCCCCTTTGTCCGGGTCTGCGGGGCGTGCCTCTGTCCGGGTCTACGGGCCGCGCCTCTGTCCGGTGCTACGGGGCGCGCCTCTGTCCGGTGCTACGGGCCGCGCCTCTGTCCGGTGCTACGGGCCGCGCCTCTGTCCGGTGCTACGGGCCGCGCCTCTGTCCGGTGCTACGGGCCGCGCCTCTGTCCGGTGCTACGGGCCGCGCCTCTGTCCGGTGCTACGGGCCGCGCCTCTGTCCGGTGCTACGGGCCGCGCCTCTGTCCGGTGCTACGGGCCGCGCCTCTGTCCGGTGCTACGGGCCGCGCCTCTGTCCGGTGCTACGGGCCGCGCCTCTGTCCGGTGCTACGGGCCGCGCCTCTGTCCGGTGCTACGGGCCGCGCCTCTGTCCGGTGCTACGGGCCGCGCCTCTGTCCGGTGCTACGGGGCGCGCCTCTGTCCGGTGCTACGGGGCGCGCCTCTGTCCGGTGCTACGGGGCGCGCCTCTGTCCGGGTCTACGGGGCGCGCCTCTGTCCGGGTCTACGGGGCTCGTCTCTGTCCGGGTCTACGGGGCGCGCCTCTGTCCGGGTCTACGGGGCGCGCCTCTGTCCGGGTCTACGGGGCGCGCAAAGAATAGATTTAGTAAAAGAAATCTTAATAAAGAACTTGGGGGGgaaagtgagaggaagaggaaaaCATGCAGGACGAGGTGATACATCTGTATCTCAGCCCTGTATCTCATCCATGGGGGGGTCAGTGCAGGACGAGGGTGATACATCTGTATCTCAGCCCTGTATCTCATCCATGGGGGGGTCAGTGCAGGACGAGGGTGATACATCTGTAACTCAGCCCTGTATCTCATCCATGGGGGGGGTCAGTGCAGGAGGAGGTGATACATCTGTATCTCAGccctgtatctcatctatggcgggggggggggggtcagtgcagGACGAGGTGATACATCTGTATCTCAGCCCTGTATCtcatccatgggggggggggggtcagtgcagGAGGAGGTGATACATCTGTATCTCAGCCCTGTATCTCATCCATGGGGGGGGTCAGTGCAGGACGAGGGTGATACATCTGTATCTCAGCCCTGTATCTCAtccacggggagggggggggggtcagtgcagGACGAGGGTGATACATCTGTATCTCAGCCCTGTATCTCATCCATGGGGGGGTCAGTGCAGGAGGAGGGTGATACATCTGTATCTCAGCCCTGTATCTCATCCATGGGGGGGTCAGTGCAGGAGGAGGGTGATACATCTGTATCTCAGCCCTGTATCTCATCCATGGGGGGGGTCAGGTGTATCGTACCGGCAGCGAGCCCCGGACTCTCTACTTGTGACTCCTGACCAGGAAGGTAAAGAGCCCGTCCGGGTTGGAGAGGAGAGCGGAGGCCGAGTCGCTCTCTATGAGGATTCCCTCCGAAAAGACTAAGACCAGGTCTGCATCCAAGATGGAGGACACGCGGTGCTAGAGCgcggaggagagagacagagaggagagaagtgagagagaagagacagccgGGGGTCAGGGTGGTCCCGGTCCTGGTCCTGGTCCGTACTTACAGCTATAGTGACCACCGTGCGGTCCGCGAACGCCGTCATCACCACCTTCTGCAGAATATTCTCCTGCGCGGAGAGAAGAATACGGACAATCAGAGGGagcggcggaggaggaggaggatgtgcaccatatgGCGGGTCACTCACTGTCGCCATGTCGATGGAGGCCGTGGCCTCGTCCATGATGAGGATGCTGCTCTTACGGACGAAGGCTCGGGCCAGGCAGAAGAGTTGTCTCTGTCCCACGCTGAAATTCTCACCGCCCTCCGTCACCATCGCGTCTGCGCCAccgggagggaggagagatacaggagttataggagattatagagtccatatggctggggggggctgtgtatacagggagggaggagacatacaggagttataggagattatagagtccatatggctggggggggctgtgtatacagggggggaggagagatacaggagttataggagattatagagtccatatggctgggggggggctgtgtatacagggagggaggagagatacaggagttataggagattatagagtccatatggctgggggggctgtgtatacagggggggaggagagatacaggagatataggagattaaagagtccatatggctggggggggctgtgtatacagggggggaggagagatacaggagttataggagattatagagtccatatggctggggggggctgtgtatacagggagggaggagagatacaggagttataggagattatagagtccatatggctgggggggggctgtgtatacagggggggaggagagatacaggagttataggagattatagagtccatatggctggggggggggctgtgtatacagggagggaggagagatacaggagttataggagattatagagtccatatggctgggggggctgtgtatacagggggggaggagagatacaggagatataggagattaaagagtccatatggctggggggggctgtgtatacagggggggaggagagatacaggagttataggagattatagagtccatatggctgggggggggctgtgtatacagggagggaggagacatacaggagttataggagattatagagtccatatggctgggggggctgtgtatacagggagggaggagacatacaggagttataggagattatagagtccatatggctgggggggctgtgtatacagggagggaggagagatacaggagttataggagattatagagtccatatggctggggggggctgtgtatacagggagggaggagagatacaggagttataggagattatagagtccatatggctggggggggctgtgtatacagggagggaggagagatacaggagttataggagattatagagtccatatggctggggggggagtgtatacagggagggaggagagatacaggagttatagaagattatagagtccatatggctgggggggctgtgtatacagggagggaggagacatacaggagttataggagattatagagtccatatggctggggggggctgtgtatacagggagggaggagacatacaggagttataggagattatagagtccatatggctggggggggggggcgtgtatacagggagggaggagagatacaggagttataggagattatagagtccatatggctgggggggctgtgtatacagggggggaggagacatacaggagttataggagattatagagtccatatggctgggggggggggctgtgtatacagggagggaggagagatacaggagttataggagattatagagtccatatggctgggggaggctgtgtatacagggagggaggagagatacaggagttataggagattatagagtccatatggctgggggggctgtgtatacagggggggaggagagatacaggagttataggagattatagagtccatatggctggggggggctgtgtatacagggagggaggagacatacaggagttataggagattatagagtccatatggctgggggggctgtgtatacagggagggaggagacatacaggagttataggagattatagagtccatatggctgggggggctgtgtatacagggagggaggagagatacaggagttataggagattatagagtccatatggctggggggggctgtgtatacagggagggaggagagatacaggagttataggagattatagagtccatatggctggggggggctgtgtatacagggagggaggagagatacaggagttataggagattatagagtccatatggctgggggggagtgtatacagggagggaggagagatacaggagttatagaagattatagagtccatatggctgggggggctgtgtatacagggagggaggagacatacaggagttataggagattatagagtccatatggctggggggggctgtgtatacagggagggaggagacatacaggagttataggagattatagagtccatatggctgggggggggggcgtgtatacagggagggaggagagatacaggagttataggagattatagagtccatatggctgggggggctgtgtatacagggggggaggagacatacaggagttataggagattatagagtccatatggctggggggggggctgtgtatacagggagggaggagagatacaggagttataggagattatagagtccatatggctggggggggctgtgtatacagggagggaggagagatacaggagttataggagattatagagtccatatggctggggggggctgtgtatacagggagggaggagagatacaggagttataggagattatagagtccatatggctggggggggctgtgtatacagggagggaggagagatacaggagttataggagattatagagtccatatggctgggggggctgtgtatacagggggggaggagagatacaggagttataggagattatagagtccatatggctggggggggctgtgtatacagggagggaggagagatacaggagttataggagattatagagtccatatggctgggggggctgtgtatacagggagggaggagagatacaggagttataggagattatagagtccatatggctgggggggggggctgtgtatacagggggggaggagagatacaggagttataggagattatagagtccatatggctgggggggggctgtgtatacagggagggaggagagatacaggagttataggagattatagagtccatatggctggggggggggggggctgtgtatacagggagggaggagagatacaggagttataggagattatagagtccatatggctggggggggggctgtgtatacagggagggaggagagatacaggagttataggagattatagagtccatatggctggggggggggctgtgtatacagggagggaggagagatacaggagttataggagattatagagtccatatggctgggggggggctgtgtatacagggagggaggagagatacaggagttataggagattatagagtccatatggctgggggggctgtgtatacagggggggaggagacatacaggagttataggagattatagagtccatatggctgggggggctgtgtatacagggagggaggagagatacaggagttataggagattatagagtccatatggctggggggggggctgtgtatacagggagggaggagagatacaggagttataggagattatagagtccatatggctgggggggggggctgtgtatacagggagggaggagagatacaggagttataggagattatagagtccatatggctgggggggggctgtgtatacagggagggaggagagatacaggagttataggagattatagagtccatatggctgggggggctgtgtatacagggggggaggagagatacaggagttataggagattatagagtccatatggctggggggggggctgtgtatacagggagggaggagagatacaggagttataggagattatagagtccatatggctgggggggctgtgtatacagggggggaggagagatacaggagttataggagattatagagtccatatggctggggggggggctgtgtatacagggagggaggagagatacaggagttataggagattatagagtccatatggctggggggtgtgtgtatacagggggggaggagagatacaggagttataggagattatagagtcc includes these proteins:
- the LOC140110382 gene encoding ATP-binding cassette sub-family C member 9-like isoform X1 produces the protein MVTEGGENFSVGQRQLFCLARAFVRKSSILIMDEATASIDMATENILQKVVMTAFADRTVVTIAHRVSSILDADLVLVFSEGILIESDSASALLSNPDGLFTFLVRSHK
- the LOC140110382 gene encoding ATP-binding cassette sub-family C member 8-like isoform X2, producing the protein MVTEGGENFSVGQRQLFCLARAFVRKSSILIMDEATASIDMATENILQKVVMTAFADRTVVTIAHRVHTILTADLVIVMRRGNILEYDTPESLLAQEDGIFASFVRADM